One window of the Xenopus tropicalis strain Nigerian chromosome 10, UCB_Xtro_10.0, whole genome shotgun sequence genome contains the following:
- the LOC101732489 gene encoding serine/threonine-protein kinase N1: MRTRFYQIVEQIDGTLDPTGLERRLVEKAPSTIADFQLQSYLGEGSFGKVYRAQHRSSGKVLAIKAIEMHEINEREIFHCVTLEQRILRLVDEEQCLFLVGLLGSFQTQNHICLALEYAEGGDLAAYVATGGLPLDRVR; encoded by the exons ATGAGAACTCGTTTCTACCAAATAGTAGAGCAGATTGACGGAACCCTGGACCCAACTGGGTTGGAGAGAAG GCTGGTGGAAAAAGCGCCATCGACCATCGCCGACTTCCAACTCCAGTCGTATCTCGGCGAGGGATCGTTCGGGAAG GTCTATAGGGCACAGCACAGAAGCTCGGGGAAGGTTCTTGCCATTAAGGCAATCGAAATGCATGAAATCAACGAGAGAGAGATCTTTCATTG TGTCACCCTAGAGCAGCGAATCCTCCGACTGGTCGACGAGGAGCAATGTCTGTTCCTTGTCGGGCTACTCGGCTCCTTCCAGACGCAAAACCACATATGTCTGGCTTTGGAGTACGCGGAAGGAGGAGATTTGGCTGCCTACGTGGCTACAGGCGGACTTCCACTCGACAGAGTTCGGTAA